The proteins below are encoded in one region of Ursus arctos isolate Adak ecotype North America unplaced genomic scaffold, UrsArc2.0 scaffold_24, whole genome shotgun sequence:
- the CDK3 gene encoding cyclin-dependent kinase 3, translated as MDVFQKVEKVGEGTYGVVYKAKNKETGQLVALKKIRLDLETEGVPSTAIREISLLKELKHPNIVRLLDVVHSEKKLYLVFEFLSQDLKKYMDSAPASELPLHLVKSYLLQLLQGVNFCHSHRVIHRDLKPQNLLINELGAIKLADFGLARAFGVPLRTYTHEVVTLWYRAPEILLGSKFYSTAVDVWSIGCIFAEMVTRRALFPGDSEIDQLFRIFRTLGTPSEAMWPGVTQLPDYKGSFPKWTRKGLEEIVPGLEPEGKDLLMQLLQYDPSRRISAKAALVHPYFSSTDTPRTPHQCVLERYCR; from the exons ATGGACGTGTTCCAGAAGGTAGAGAAGGTCGGAGAGGGCACCTATGGGGTGGTGTATAAGGCCAAGAACAAGGAGACAGGGCAGCTTGTGGCCCTCAAGAAGATCAGGCTGGATCT GGAGACGGAGGGAGTCCCAAGCACGGCCATCAGGGAGATCTCCCTGCTCAAAGAGCTGAAGCACCCCAACATCGTCag GCTGCTGGACGTGGTGCACAGTGAGAAGAAGCTTTACCTGGTGTTTGAGTTCCTCAGCCAGGACCTGAAGAAGTACATGGACTCCGCCCCGGCCTCCGAGCTGCCCCTGCACTTGGTCAAG AGCTAcctcctccagctgctgcagGGGGTGAATTTCTGCCACTCTCATCGGGTCATCCACCGAGACCTGAAGCCCCAGAATCTGCTCATCAATGAGCTGGGCGCCATCAAGCTGGCTGACTTCGGACTGGCTCGAGCCTTCGGGGTGCCCCTGCGCACCTACACCCATGAG GTGGTGACACTCTGGTATCGCGCCCCTGAGATCCTCTTGGGCAGCAAGTTCTATTCCACAGCTGTGGATGTCTGGAGCATTGGCTGCATCTTTGCCGAGATG GTGACCCGCAGAGCCCTGTTTCCCGGTGACTCTGAGATTGACCAGCTCTTCCGAATCTTTCGGACCCTGGGGACACCCAGTGAAGCCATGTGGCCAGGGGTCACCCAGCTGCCTGACTACAAGGGCAGTTTCCCCAAGTGGACCaggaaggggctggaggagatCGTGCCCGGTCTGGAACCAGAGGGCAAGGACCTGCTCATG CAACTCTTGCAGTACGACCCCAGCCGGCGGATCTCAGCCAAGGCTGCCCTCGTGCATCCGTACTTCTCGTCCACCGACACCCCCCGGACCCCCCACCAGTGCGTGCTGGAGCGGTACTGCCGCTGA
- the TEN1 gene encoding CST complex subunit TEN1 isoform X1 gives MDTQIIFNNFSRVKLNDRRDRIYPTAQTNLETIMRTARSCTRKDTRCCDLSRRLCLYDVTQSRVTLRAQHGSDEHQILVCTKLVEPFQAHVDSLYLVLGELEHQDGGSVVKARVLTCVEGMNLPLLEQAVREQRRYQQERVSSQ, from the exons ATGGAtacacaaattattttcaataatttcagCAGAGTGAAATTGAACGACAGAAGGGATCGGATTTACCCAACAGCACAAACGAATCTCGAAACCATTATGCGGACCGCAAGAAGCTGCACACGCAAGGATACACGCTGTTGTGATCTTTCTAGGAG GTTGTGCCTCTATGACGTGACCCAATCCCGGGTGACCCTGAGAGCTCAGCACGGATCTGACGAGCACCAGATCCTGGTCTGCACGAAGTTGGTGGAGCCCTTCCAAGCCCACGTGGACTCCCTGTACCTTGTCCTCGGAGAGCTGGAGCACCAGG ACGGAGGCTCCGTGGTCAAGGCCCGGGTGCTGACTTGTGTGGAAGGAATGAATCTGCCCCTGTTAGAGCAAGCCGTCCGGGAGCAGAGGCGGTACCAGCAAGAGAGGGTCAGCAGCCAGTAG
- the TEN1 gene encoding CST complex subunit TEN1 isoform X2 — protein MLPKPGIYYFPWEVSAGQVPDGGTLRTFGRLCLYDVTQSRVTLRAQHGSDEHQILVCTKLVEPFQAHVDSLYLVLGELEHQDGGSVVKARVLTCVEGMNLPLLEQAVREQRRYQQERVSSQ, from the exons ATGCTGCCCAAACCTGGAATCTACTACTTCCCCTGGGAAGTCAGTGCCGGCCAAGTTCCTGATGGGGGCACACTGAGAACATTCGGCAG GTTGTGCCTCTATGACGTGACCCAATCCCGGGTGACCCTGAGAGCTCAGCACGGATCTGACGAGCACCAGATCCTGGTCTGCACGAAGTTGGTGGAGCCCTTCCAAGCCCACGTGGACTCCCTGTACCTTGTCCTCGGAGAGCTGGAGCACCAGG ACGGAGGCTCCGTGGTCAAGGCCCGGGTGCTGACTTGTGTGGAAGGAATGAATCTGCCCCTGTTAGAGCAAGCCGTCCGGGAGCAGAGGCGGTACCAGCAAGAGAGGGTCAGCAGCCAGTAG